Proteins co-encoded in one Pelobates fuscus isolate aPelFus1 chromosome 5, aPelFus1.pri, whole genome shotgun sequence genomic window:
- the LOC134612375 gene encoding large ribosomal subunit protein eL28-like — protein MSAHLQWMVIRNSSSFLIKRNNQVYSTEPNNLKARNSFRYKGLIHRKTVGVEPAADGKGVVVILKKCAGQHKPVTSYEKITINKNPRATLSSVRHIIRKNNYRKDLRMAALRRARAILKTQKPVVVKKKRTRTAKTA, from the coding sequence ATGTCTGCTCACTTGCAATGGATGGTTATTCGAAACTCCTCAAGTTTCCTTATCAAGAGGAATAATCAAGTTTATAGCACGGAACCGAACAACCTTAAGGCTCGGAACTCATTCAGGTACAAAGGCCTAATCCACAGGAAAACTGTTGGTGTAGAACCAGCTGCTGATGGAAAGGGAGTAGTGGTCATTCTGAAAAAGTGTGCAGGTCAACACAAACCTGTTACATCCTATGAAAAAATAACCATCAACAAGAACCCCCGCGCTACTTTAAGCAGCGTTCGCCACATTATCCGCAAGAATAACTACAGGAAGGACCTCCGCATGGCGGCTCTCAGACGTGCAAGAGCTATCCTAAAAACTCAGAAACCTGTTGTGGTTAAAAAGAAGCGCACCCGAACTGCCAAGACTGCATAA